From Anomalospiza imberbis isolate Cuckoo-Finch-1a 21T00152 chromosome 6, ASM3175350v1, whole genome shotgun sequence, one genomic window encodes:
- the P2RX3 gene encoding P2X purinoceptor 3 isoform X2, translating to MSLPRPSTRWVSDFFSYETTKSVVVKSWVVGVVNRGVQLLILAYFVGWVFLHEKAYQVRDTAIESSVVTKVKGVGRYAGQVMDTADYVTPPQGTSVFVVVTKQIRTEDQAQGVCPESEAAFHCSADRDCRELSPGTSNGVLTGRCVPYNATLRTCEIQGWCPPEVDTVDVPVMLEAENFTLLIKNSIRFPLFGFEKTNLPPPGSGAELGRCRFHPQLQPLCPILRLGDVARLAGQDFPALAATGGVLGIKIGWVCDLDRAWERCLPRYSFTRLDSLARTPAPGYNFRYYRWPDGSERRTLIKAFGIRFDVLVYGSAGKFGIVPTLINTVAAFTSIGVGTVLCDIILLNFLKGAEHYKARKFEEVSEAGAPATPSACPSGALGSCSRDKQSTDSGTFSLGL from the exons atGTCCCTCCCGCGCCCCAGCACCCGCTGGGTGAGTGACTTCTTCTCCTACGAGACCACCAAGTCGGTGGTGGTGAAGAGCTGGGTGGTGGGCGTCGTCAACCGCGGCGTCCAGCTCCTCATCCTCGCCTACTTCGTCGG CTGGGTGTTCCTCCATGAGAAAGCGTACCAGGTGCGGGACACCGCCATCGAGTCCTCCGTGGTCACCAAGGTGAAGGGCGTGGGGCGCTACGCGGGGCAGGTGATGGACACGGCCGACTACGTCACACCCCCCCAG GGCACCTCGGTGTTCGTGGTGGTCACCAAGCAGATCCGGACCGAGGACCAGGCGCAGGGCGTGTGCCCGGAG AGCGAAGCCGCGTTCCACTGCTCGGCGGACAGGGACTGCCGGGAGCTGAGCCCGGGCACGAGCAACG gggtgctGACAGGGCGCTGCGTCCCCTACAACGCGACCCTGCGCACCTGCGAGATCCAGGGCTGGTGCCCGCCCGAGGTGGACACCGTTGACGT CCCCGTCATGCTGGAAGCTGAGAACTTCACCCTCCTCATCAAGAACAGCATCCGCTTCCCGCTCTTTGGCTTTGAGAA gaccAACCTGCCACCCCCTGGCAGTGGGGCGGAGCTGGGCCGGTGTCGCTTCCAcccacagctgcagcccctgtgccccATCCTGCGCCTGGGGGACGTGGCACGTCTGGCTGGGCAAGACTTCCCCGCGCTGGCTGCCACC gggggggTGCTGGGGATCAAGATCGGGTGGGTGTGTGACCTGGACCGGGCCTGGGAGCGCTGCCTGCCCCGCTACTCCTTCACCCGCCTGGACAGCCTGGCCCGGACCCCCGCCCCTGGATACAACTTCAG ATACTACCGCTGGCCCGACGGCTCCGAGCGCCGCACCCTCATTAAGGCCTTTGGGATCCGCTTTGATGTCCTGGTGTATGGCAGT gccGGGAAGTTTGGCATCGTCCCCACCCTCATCAACACGGTGGCTGCTTTCACCTCCATCGGTGTG GGCAcggtgctgtgtgacatcatcCTGCTCAACTTCCTCAAGGGCGCTGAGCACTACAAGGCCCGCAAGTTCGAGGAG GTGTCAGAGGCCGGCGCGCCCGCCACCCCCTCAGCGTGTCCCTCCGGGGCGCTGGGGTCCTGCTCCCGGGACAAGCAATCCACCGACTCGGGCACCTTCTCCCTCGGCCTCTAG
- the P2RX3 gene encoding P2X purinoceptor 3 isoform X1: MSLPRPSTRWVSDFFSYETTKSVVVKSWVVGVVNRGVQLLILAYFVGWVFLHEKAYQVRDTAIESSVVTKVKGVGRYAGQVMDTADYVTPPQGTSVFVVVTKQIRTEDQAQGVCPESEAAFHCSADRDCRELSPGTSNGVLTGRCVPYNATLRTCEIQGWCPPEVDTVDVPVMLEAENFTLLIKNSIRFPLFGFEKTNLPPPGSGAELGRCRFHPQLQPLCPILRLGDVARLAGQDFPALAATGGVLGIKIGWVCDLDRAWERCLPRYSFTRLDSLARTPAPGYNFRHARYYRWPDGSERRTLIKAFGIRFDVLVYGSAGKFGIVPTLINTVAAFTSIGVGTVLCDIILLNFLKGAEHYKARKFEEVSEAGAPATPSACPSGALGSCSRDKQSTDSGTFSLGL, translated from the exons atGTCCCTCCCGCGCCCCAGCACCCGCTGGGTGAGTGACTTCTTCTCCTACGAGACCACCAAGTCGGTGGTGGTGAAGAGCTGGGTGGTGGGCGTCGTCAACCGCGGCGTCCAGCTCCTCATCCTCGCCTACTTCGTCGG CTGGGTGTTCCTCCATGAGAAAGCGTACCAGGTGCGGGACACCGCCATCGAGTCCTCCGTGGTCACCAAGGTGAAGGGCGTGGGGCGCTACGCGGGGCAGGTGATGGACACGGCCGACTACGTCACACCCCCCCAG GGCACCTCGGTGTTCGTGGTGGTCACCAAGCAGATCCGGACCGAGGACCAGGCGCAGGGCGTGTGCCCGGAG AGCGAAGCCGCGTTCCACTGCTCGGCGGACAGGGACTGCCGGGAGCTGAGCCCGGGCACGAGCAACG gggtgctGACAGGGCGCTGCGTCCCCTACAACGCGACCCTGCGCACCTGCGAGATCCAGGGCTGGTGCCCGCCCGAGGTGGACACCGTTGACGT CCCCGTCATGCTGGAAGCTGAGAACTTCACCCTCCTCATCAAGAACAGCATCCGCTTCCCGCTCTTTGGCTTTGAGAA gaccAACCTGCCACCCCCTGGCAGTGGGGCGGAGCTGGGCCGGTGTCGCTTCCAcccacagctgcagcccctgtgccccATCCTGCGCCTGGGGGACGTGGCACGTCTGGCTGGGCAAGACTTCCCCGCGCTGGCTGCCACC gggggggTGCTGGGGATCAAGATCGGGTGGGTGTGTGACCTGGACCGGGCCTGGGAGCGCTGCCTGCCCCGCTACTCCTTCACCCGCCTGGACAGCCTGGCCCGGACCCCCGCCCCTGGATACAACTTCAG GCACGCCAGATACTACCGCTGGCCCGACGGCTCCGAGCGCCGCACCCTCATTAAGGCCTTTGGGATCCGCTTTGATGTCCTGGTGTATGGCAGT gccGGGAAGTTTGGCATCGTCCCCACCCTCATCAACACGGTGGCTGCTTTCACCTCCATCGGTGTG GGCAcggtgctgtgtgacatcatcCTGCTCAACTTCCTCAAGGGCGCTGAGCACTACAAGGCCCGCAAGTTCGAGGAG GTGTCAGAGGCCGGCGCGCCCGCCACCCCCTCAGCGTGTCCCTCCGGGGCGCTGGGGTCCTGCTCCCGGGACAAGCAATCCACCGACTCGGGCACCTTCTCCCTCGGCCTCTAG